One genomic segment of Leptospira sp. WS92.C1 includes these proteins:
- a CDS encoding XRE family transcriptional regulator codes for MPNKITTVPLENTDLPTPGKRLRYTIKNILTMNDADFAMSIGKSQNYISYISNDKRPLLDKLAAEIEFVHHISGLWLMKGTGTPEVNRPLEENSETVKKIKKRDFLWSKIVTDRAEETMISLFENVPMEKRTLIYQMIRAVSDQNA; via the coding sequence ATGCCCAATAAGATTACTACAGTTCCGCTTGAAAATACTGATTTACCCACTCCAGGTAAACGTCTTCGATATACGATTAAGAATATTTTAACCATGAATGATGCAGACTTTGCAATGTCCATCGGCAAGTCTCAAAACTATATCAGTTATATTAGCAATGATAAGCGTCCTCTGTTGGATAAGCTTGCGGCGGAAATTGAATTCGTTCATCATATTTCTGGTCTCTGGTTAATGAAAGGAACTGGAACTCCTGAAGTAAACAGGCCACTTGAAGAAAATTCTGAAACCGTTAAAAAGATAAAGAAGCGCGATTTTCTTTGGAGCAAGATCGTCACTGATCGAGCAGAAGAGACGATGATTTCTTTGTTTGAAAATGTTCCTATGGAAAAGAGAACTCTCATTTATCAAATGATTCGAGCTGTGTCCGATCAGAATGCTTAA